The nucleotide sequence CCGATCGGTGGCGCTATCATCGCCGGATGACGATGGAAACGATGGCCGGTGGCGACGTCGAGCCGTCGCTCGACGAGCCGGCGGCGCTCTCGGCGGCGGCGTGCCTGTTCCGCGGCCTCGGCGACCCGGCCCGGCTGGCGATCCTCCGCCACCTGGTGCTCGGTGAGCACAAGGTCGTGGACCTCACCAACCACCTCGGGCTGGCGCAGTCCACCGTCTCGGCGCACCTGGCCTGCCTCCGCGACTGCGGGCTGGTCTCCTCGCGGCCGCAGGGCCGGGCGTCCATGTGGTCGCTGAACCACGCCCCCCACCTGCTCGACCTCCTCGCCGCGGCCGAGCGCCTGCTGGCCGCCACCGGGGACGCGGTCGCCCTGTGCCCGACGTACGGCGAGGCGGCACACCGGTGAGCGCCCCCACGGTCACGGCACGGGCCCGCCGGGCGATCCGGCTGGAGCAGTTCACCATCGGTTACAACGTCGTCGAGATGGCC is from Blastococcus sp. HT6-4 and encodes:
- a CDS encoding ArsR/SmtB family transcription factor, coding for METMAGGDVEPSLDEPAALSAAACLFRGLGDPARLAILRHLVLGEHKVVDLTNHLGLAQSTVSAHLACLRDCGLVSSRPQGRASMWSLNHAPHLLDLLAAAERLLAATGDAVALCPTYGEAAHR